Proteins encoded in a region of the Perca fluviatilis chromosome 6, GENO_Pfluv_1.0, whole genome shotgun sequence genome:
- the LOC120561199 gene encoding ecto-ADP-ribosyltransferase 5-like produces MAMMVVLAAVVFTYGVSPGIARDDGESGAVAGAGTMGDSVLPLDMAENSVDDMYDGCKKEMKKRVTKDLEIEKEADKVFKKIWETSEKNKHIFKWIPKVLTQKQIVAISSYTYVGIKTENGLKNVYGNLNTAVRTQGPEYNTAFGYHALHFLLTTAIQAKRVKQCLTVYRRVNVSFSQDVQNKSFRFGSFTSASLNDYLNAAIFGDKSCFEIVTCMGAKISSYSSVPKEREVLIPPYEVFKVVDITRPTTKLPCEVVYKVKSTGYVSKLNCALFPK; encoded by the exons ATGGCAATGATGGTCGTTTTGGCAGCAGTGGTTTTCACTTATGGAGTCTCTCCAGGAATTGCAAGG GACGATGGTGAATCTGGTGCTGTAGCTGGGGCTGGCACTATGGGAGACAGTGTACTTCCACTGGACATGGCTGAAAACTCTGTTGACGACATGTACGATGGgtgcaaaaaagaaatgaagaagAGGGTAACAAAAGACCTGGAGATTGAGAAGGAAGCCGACAAAGTGTTCAAAAAGATCTGGGAAACCTcagagaaaaataaacacatttttaaatggaTTCCCAAAGTActgacacagaaacagattGTAGCTATTTCTTCTTACACTTACGTTGGCATTAAGACAGAAAATGGGTTAAAGAATGTGTATGGTAATTTGAACACTGCAGTTCGAACCCAGGGACCTGAGTACAATACCGCATTCGGGTATCACGCACTTCACTTTCTCCTGACTACTGCTATTCAAGCTAAACGAGTAAAACAATGTCTCACTGTCTACCGTAGAGTCAATGTGTCCTTTAGCCAAGATGTTCAAAACAAATCGTTTCGCTTTGGCTCTTTCACCTCAGCCTCACTGAATGATTACCTCAATGCAGCAATATTTGGAGACAAGTCATGCTTTGAAATTGTCACGTGCATGGGAGCAAAAATCTCCAGCTATTCTAGTGTTCCGAAAGAAAGAGAAGTGCTGATTCCTCCCTATGAGGTCTTTAAAGTCGTAGACATAACGAGGCCAACTACGAAACTTCCATGTGAGGTGGTCTATAAAGTGAAGAGTACAGGCTATGTTTCCAAGTTGAATTGTGCTCTTTTTCCAAAGTAA